TCAACTGCTCGAACAACGATATGCCGACGATCTCGATGCCGACGCACAGGAGTACATCGAGTTCGCCGTCGATGGTGCCGACCGGATGCGCGAAATGATCGATGCGTTGCTGCAGTATTCACGGCTCAACACGAGTGACAAAGAATTCGAACCCGTGGACTGTAATGGCGTGCTCGCCCAGGCGACGGATAATCTCCAAATCGCCATCGAAGAGAGCAGCGCCGAGATTACCTCGGATTCACTGCCCACGGTCATGGGCGACGAGCAGCAACTGGTGCAGCTGTTCCAAAATCTGCTCGATAACGCTATTACGTACGCTGGTGATGAGCCGCCGCATATTCACGTCACTGCTGAGAAGCAAAACGATGAATGGGTGCTGTCGGTCCAGGATAACGGAATCGGGATCGATTCGGAAAAAGCTGAGGAGATCTTTGAGGTGTTCAACCGCCTCCACACCCCTGACGAGTATGCCGGCACTGGTATTGGACTCGCACTCTGCCAACGGATCGTTGATATTCACAATGGCCGCATTTGGGTTGAGTCGGAACTCGGTGAGGGGTCGACTTTCTCATTCACAGTTCCCGAGAAGAAAGCGAGCAAATCCGCATAGGTAGTGGTTCGTAATGAGTGAGGGAATCGGGATTCTGCTGGCCGAGGATAACCCGGTCGATGTTCGTCTCATGTACTTAGCAGATGGTCGGTGAACTCGTGACCGATACGCGCTACTCAATTCAGCAAGACGCTACGAGCTCATGACTCCTCCATCACTTACGCCGGTTTTCAAATCCTCGAAAAACAGCCACCTTATGTCTGACGTAACAATCGCTCGTGTTGATTCAACAAAACAAAAGCAGTACTCATAACCGAGAGCAGTACGCAAAGTAAGAACGCGATATATAATAGCTGACGTCGGTCAGCGGTGAACTGACGCCAACTTCGTTTGAGTTCTATTGATGCAATTCGAATAGCACCACACATACCAATCTAATCTAATTATCTCTAGGCATTCTTTCCCCCGCTTCAAAGACCCTCTGGTAAAAAGGTGCGAGTACAATCATCCCAACAGCTGCCGAAATGAAGGTCGTCGCATCGCCTGAATGTATCGGTTGAAATAAGACAACATAGCCCGCACCCATTGCGCTCCCAAGCCAACCACCAGTAAGTGAAAATGGTCGCTGGTTGAGGAAATAACCAATAGCAAAAAGGAGTGCGGAAAATCCAACGAACCCACCCGCGACAAGCGTCCAGTTCGTGTTTTCACTCGCCGTGAGAAGATACATTATCACGCCGGTGAGAGCAGCACTGATCCCATTAAGGACGATGAGTTTGAGGTTGAATTGGTTGGTGGCCATACGTATCTATACTGTAGATATCACAATAAAAGTTACTTCCCAATATATTTATAATATCTATTATTGCCATATCATAAATAAAGTGGGCTATGGACGAGGATGAGAGACCTAGCAGAGGTCTAGACGGGGGTCTGCACAGAGTTCTTCGTAATCGTACTGTCCAGCACATCCTTTGCCAGCGGTGATTTTACAGGCGATTTGGGTGAAGGTAAAGCAGGTTCCACCAGCAATGTAACCTGAACCTGAAAGAACTCCACAAATGAATGCAGTGCCTGCCCCCCATCCAATCTGGCAGATGAGTTCGAAGCATTTCTTACACCCCCAGCAGCCAAGATCAAATTGTTGCGCTGTAACTGCATCGCTCTGAACTGCGATTGTATCAGTGGATGCAGGCGGGATACCACCGTATGTGCTTACCTCACCGCCCTCTATCGCGTTGATTTTCGTTGCTTCTTTAGGGATATTTTCATTCGGATCGTTGATGTATTTCAGTTCGGCTATGGAGATTCCATTTTAATCAATCCCCGTCGTTTGACACGATCTTCACTGCGGAGTCCACTGAGAGTTTCCCCTGTCTCTGCACAACCGCTGCCGTCGTCGACGGAGTCATTGATCTCTTCAATTTGGTGTCAATGTCGTCAGGTTCTTTCACCAGTTCTGGACCACATTTCACGAGTCAATTAGTAATATATTGTAATTAACAGCTGTTATTATACCTTACAGTGGAATTATTCCATCAGCTGAATTAGAACTTAAAAGAATAGTGTCCAAAAATCTAATTAGCTATTTATATAGTCTAGATTAGATTTAATGTGTTCAAATGTATTGTATGCCCATTTAATCAGATCCGGATCATCGTTCAATAGGCAATTCGAAAGTTGACCGCGCTCATACCCACCTACGAGAACACGATCAATGACGAAGTATCGGGACGACGGGGTCCCTCGAGGAGTCGTTTCTGACTGACTCGACGCATCAGAGGAGATTCTCGACAGGCATTACGACCGTGCCAGCCGGGCGAATGAGCGTCCCGACACTGGCAGATTATCCAAGGAAAATGAACACGAAAACTGGAAGTAAGAAGGTAGCAACGATCGGACCAGTTAACGCCTACAGCGCCCACTTCTCTGCGACGGTGTCGAGTACTTACACTGCATTCGACGAGATCCGTTTCCGCGACGAGTCGTTCTCTCTCCTTCACCGACAGGGTTAAGCGAGAACGTTTTGATCGGTCTATTCGATAACAGTCCTATGCAGCGATCACAGTGGACTCGAACAGTTGCGATCCGAAGGCGCGACCGGTTCGCACACCCGACGACGGCAAGTCCATGAGCCGACACCGGCGAACGTTCCTCGCGACCGCCGGAGCGGTCGCATTCGGCGGCTGTGCCGTCCCCGAAGGCGATCTGGCCGTCACCGACGACCGCGGTTCCGCTGCCGATCGCGACGGCGGGCGCGGCGAAACGACGATCGGCTTCGCCGGCGATACGATGCTCGGGCGTGAGCTCAACCGGCAGTACGGGCGGTCCAACGTCGACCCGGCGACGGTCTGGGGCGATCTCCGGCCCCGGCTCGAGTCCCTCGACGGCGTCTGCTGTAACCTCGAGTGCTGTCTGTCGACGCGCGGCGAACCGGCCCCCGGTCGGACGTATCACTTTCGCGGCGATCCGGAGTGGGCGGTTCCCGCGCTGAGTGCGGGGAACGTTCAGTTCGCATCGCTGGCGAACAATCACGCGATGGATTTCGGACCGGTGTCACTGACCGACACGATAGACGCGCTCACCGAGGCGGGAATCGACGTCGCGGGTGCCGGCGAGACGCCGGCGGCGGCCCGCGCGCCGGCCACGTTTTCCGTCGGCGACGTCGACGTCGCCGTCGTCTCGTTCGCCGACCGATACGCGGGTTACGCTGCGACCGACGGCCGGCCGGGAATCGCCCACATCGCTCCGGATCCGTCGGCCTCCGAAACCCGGCGGGTCGTCGGCGACGCGATCGAGCGCGCGAAGGCGACCGATCCGGATCTCCTCGTCGCCTCCGTTCACTTCGGGCCGAACTGGGTCGAGCGTCCCAGCGGACGGCTCGTCGCGTTCGGTCACTGGCTCGTCGATCGGGGCGTCGACCTCGTTCACGGTCACAGCGCCCATGTCGTCCAGGGAATCGAACAATACGGCGACGGCGTCGTGCTCCACGACACCGGCGATTTCGTCGACGATTTCGGGGTCAAGGACGGCCTCCAGAACGACCGCAGCTACCTCTTCGAAGCGACGCTCGAGGACGGAGAGCTCCGGGAGATACAGCTCGTTCCGATCGAGATCGACGACGGCGTCTCTCGCGCCGGCGAGGACGCGGCGGCGTGGCTCAGAGAGACAATGCGCGCTCGATCCGCGCCGTTCGAGACGACGTACGAACGGGACGGAGAGGGGCTCGTGGTCCCGCTGTGACCGACCGCGCTCGCTTCGGACCACGCCGTCGCGTCCGCGCCGTCAGGCGCGGAGAGGCCGCCGTGTGACGGCTGACGGGGCAAATCCTGCAGCGCCATATTCCTGTCGCGAGCAAATCCGCGGGCGACGGTACCACCATTCTCGCCGAACAGTGTGGCGATTATCAGTCGAACGGCGATCTTCTCTGATTTCGATCACCAGTTGAGCGGGGTGTGATTGCCTCTGGGAGTCGCGTCCAACCAACCTCGCGGCAATCCAGCGAATCGACCGCTAAGTGACAGGGACGCTGCGTGAACTCGAGCTTTCGTGTCCGCCGCGTGTTGGACCGGCCAGTAAAACACTCAGCGGCACCGCCACCGTTCTCAGTAGCCCCGGCTGCATCGCCGACAATCGGGAGGAGGCGGCGTCACGGTTTGGCCTCGAGCACGAGGTTGAACGGCGTCTCAGCCGCTCGACGGACCCGCGTGAACCCGCCCGCAGTGATCACCTCGCGGAGGCGCGCTTCGCCGGCCTGAGCACCCAGAACCGGGTCGCCGCCCTGGGCGAGCGAGTTCGGTACGCAGGCCAGCGTCGAGGCGCAGTAGAACGCCCTGCTCACCGTGTTCAGGTTCTTCTCGAGCTGATCGTTGGCGAACGGCTCGACCAACATCCACGCTCCGTCATCGGCGAGCGTCTCCCGGACGTGTGACGCCACGCCGACCGGATCACCCATGTCGTGGTACGCGTCAAACATCATCACGAGGTCGTAGTCGGCCCCGTCGTACTCCGTTGCGGTTGCCACCTCGAAGCTGATGCGGTCTGCCACACCGGCGTCTTCGGCTCGCTCGCGGGCGACCTCGATCGAGTGATCGTGGTAATCGACGGCGACGAACGCCGAATCGGGGTAGGCCTCGGCCATGATAATCGTCGACGCACCGTGACCGCAGCCGATGTCGGCTACGCGCGCTCCGTCCCTGAGCCTCGCGCTCATTCCATCGAGCGCGGGAATCCACTCGTCGACGAGATTCGTCTCGTAGCTGGGCCGATAGAAGCGTTCAGTTCCGTGACACACGTCTGCGTCTTGCTCGTGCCAGCCCACGCCCTCGCCGGTTCGGAAGGCGGCTTCGAGCTCCGAGAGGCTCCGCTGGTACCCCATCAGCCCCTGGAACCCGCCAGCGAGGAACGCGGGGCTGTCTTTATCGGCCAGTAGCGCCGCTTGCTCGGGTGTGAGACCGTAGCGGCCCGTCTCAGGATCGTAGGTGACGTATCCGCCGGCCGCTCCCGCATTGAGCCACTCGGTGACGTACGGTTCCACGGTGTCGGTCCGCTCGGCCAACTCGGCAGGCGAGACCGGTCCGCCGTCGGCTAACGCCTCGTAGAGGCCGAGCCTGTCGCCGATAACGATCAGCGGCGCGTAGTAGGCCACTCCTAGTTCGTTGACGGCCATTCCGACGAGTTCATCCAACTGTTCTTCGTCGACCGGTTCGTCGGCGGTAGTCGGTAGTGCCATATCTGGACAGTGGACGGCGAACGTGTTGGCCTCATTCACGGAGATTCCGTTTCACGGACTGAACGCCGTTTCAGTGCGTGAGAGTGACTGTCTCATCACGTACGAGATAGAGCTACTACCGTTGCTACCCTATCTCGAGCTAGTGACTGACATGGACGTTCCCGAAGACGACCAACTCACGTTCAATCCACCGGCATCGCCGATCGTAGAGGCGGTCATGCAGAACGCGCGGAACCAGCAATACCTCGGTAAGCGCCTCAACGCGGCAGGCACCCGCGCCGACCCGGACCATCTCGGCGACATCGTCCGGCACGGGCCGGTTCTCGAGGCGCTCCGAGCGGAGCCCCTGGATCGCCGCGAGATTGAGGATCGCCTCGACGTTTCGCGGGCGACGAGCCACCGCCTGACGAGGTGGCTCGACGAACAGGGGTTCGTCGAGAAGACGGACGGTCGGTTCCGGTTGACGGGTCGCGGCGAGGCGGTCACCGACGAAGTTCTCCGATTCGAGGCGAACGTGAGCACCGTCCACCGGATGGGACCGCTGTTGGACGTGATCTGTCCGCACCACGCTGAGTTCGCCATCGAACCGATGATCGATTCGACCGTGACGGTCGCTGAACCGACCGTCCCGGACCGACCTGCCGAGCGGTTGATCTCGCTCGTCGGCGAGTCGGAAACGTTCCGGGGGTTCAACACGACGCATCTGGCGCCGCTGATGATCGGCGAGTTCTACCAGCGAGTATTTGACGGCACCGAAGCTGAACTCATTTACCCACCGGACATCGCCGAGAGGCTGCGTGAAACGTATCCGACCCGCGTGACTGAGGCGGTCGATCGTGGACGGTTGACCCTCCGGACTCGCGAGAAACTCCCGTACGGACTCGCGCTCTTCGACGAACGCGTCGGACTCGGCGGATACGACGACGACACAGGGCTGATGCAGGTGTTCGTCGACACGGACTCGCCCATGGCCCGCGAGTGGGCCGAACGGGTCTACGCGTCGATTCAGGCGGACTCTACGCGACTCGACAGTCGGATAGAGCAGTGACACCCCGCTCGCAAGAGCGGATGGATATCAGTACAATCTATTACTCGTTTTTCCTCTCAAACCGCTAAATTCGGGCGTCCCACGCCCGAAATATTGATTCGGTCGTCCGTCGAACTAGAGCCTGTCGCGCTCCTTGTCAAAGCGAGCAAGACCGACCGCTCGAGCACACTCGAAAGCAAGCGGCGGCCGTCGGGCTCTCGGCCAATACCGGTAACGATAGTGACACAAACCCGCGGTTAACGACGGCTTGACGAGCCCCACCGTGCAGACGCACGCCCCGAGCATTTACCCGCTAATCCGGTACCCGGCGGTGATGGTCCGAACCGAAGCTAACAGAAACCGCTGGTTGATCGCGCTCTCGGCAATCGCGATCCACCTCTCCATCGGATCGATTTACGCGTACAGCGTCTATCAGAACCCGCTTCGCGACGAGCTAGGGTGGGCGATATCCGACGTCTCGCTGGCCTTTACCGTCGCGATCGTCTTCCTCGCGCTCTCGGCGGCATTCCTTGGGGGGTTCGTCGAAAACCACGGCCCGCGGACCTCGGGACTGATCGCCGCCGGAACGTTCGGCCTCGGAATCATCGGCGCCGGCGTGAGCGTCCAACTCGAGAGCTACGCCGCGTTCGTCCTGACGTTCGGCGTGATCAGCGGGATCGGCATCGGACTCGGATACATCACGCCGATTTCGACGCTCGTCCAGTGGTTCCCCGACCGCCGCGGGATGGCCACCGGGATGGCGGTGATGGGCTTCGGCGCCGGCGCGCTCGTGACCGGTCCGGTCGCGAACTACGTCATGGAGACCGCCAGCATCCCTGTCACCTTCTACGGACTCGGCGTGGCCTACTTCCTCCTGATGGCCGCCGGCGCGAGCTATCTGAAGAAGCCGCCGGTCGACTGGGTTCCGGACGGAATCGACGAAAGTGAACTCGACACTGCCAACAACGAGAAGGGCGTCTCCGTCAACACCGACCTCGCGGAACTCACCGGCAGCGAGGCCCTGCGGACGCCGCGGTTCTACCTCGTGTGGCTGGTCATGTTCATCAACATCTCGGCCGGGATCATGCTGCTGTCGGTCGCGTCGCCGATGACGCAGGTCATCGCGCAGGTTGACGCGGCGACCGCGGCCTCGGTCGTCGGCCTCATCGGCATCTTCAACGGCGGCGGCCGGATCTTCTGGGCGACCGCCTCCGACTACATCGGCCGGACGAGCACGTACGGCGTGTTCTTCGGCCTCCAGATCGCCGCGTTCCTGCTGATGCCCCAGATCACCCACCTCTGGCTGTTCGCGGGACTGCTGTTCCTCATCATCAGCGCGTACGGCGGCGGGTTCGCCTGTCTGCCGGCGTACCTGGGCGACCTGTTCGGGACGAAGGAACTCAGCGCCATCCACGGCTACACCCTGACGGCGTGGGGAGCCGCGGGCGTCGCAGGCCCGATGCTCATCTCCGAGATCGTCGAACGGACCGGTAGCTACGTCATGGCCTTCTACATCATCACCGGCGCGCTGGTCGTCGGGCTGACCGCCGTGGGCGTCCTGTACTACCGGATCGAGGACGTCCGAGAGTCATCCCCCAGAGCCGACCCGCAGGCGACCTGATCGCCTCGAGTCGCGCCGGCGCAACTACTCGAGCGTCTTCGCCCCGAGGCCGGACAACCGTTCGCGTCGACACGCGACCGCACTACTGCGGAACCTGTCGGCTCCCACTGCGGGACCTGTCGATTCCCGTGGCAGTGAGAAACGCTATCCGTGCCGTCCGCAAACGGTGGGGTATGTTCGGCGATCGAACGCCGTCGGAAGCGACCGAAACGGAACGCGAAAGCGGGCGACGCGTCGGGGCAGTGGCGCTGTTGCTCGTCGCGATACTCGGCGCCCTCGCGGTAGCGCTCGGAGCGCGCCGCAGGGAGCGATCGACGCTGGAACCCCCGTTCTGATCCGACACCACGTACGGATCCCCAGACTGATCGCTGCAAGCCAGTAGCGTGATTGACACGCCGGAGATCCGCACGTCCCCGTTCAGGGTGTGCTTTTTCGTATCCCGGGACCGGAGACGGAGGCAATGGATGAACGGACCGAGTCGACGGACGAAGCGGCCATCGTTCGCGTCGCCGGCGGGTCGGAGAGCGAACGACGAAAACAGCGCGCGCTGGACGAGCTTCGCTCGGCGGCCGAGGAAACCCGCGTCCTCGAGACCGGACCGACCGGCGTTCGGGAGCTAGAGCCGCTCGTTCTTCTCACCGACGGCGGTCAGACGGCCTTCTATTCCGCGCCGGTCGTCGGCCGGCTCGAATCGCTCGTCGAGACGGTAGAGCGCGGCGAACTCCCAACCGACGACCCCGTGACGGTCGTCGACCACGAGCCGGCGCCGGCGTCGCTTCCGACGCCCGAGGACGGGCCGCTCGCGGTGGGTCGGCGCCGCGTCCTCGGCCGCTGTGGCTGGGTCGATCCCACGTCGGTTCCCGACGAGTCGGCGGCCGAACTGGTCGGCGACGATCCCGACGAGGCGCTCTCGCGGGTCCGCGACGTGGGACTGCTCGGCCGCGGTCGCGGCGACTGGAGCGTCGACGATCCCGTTACCGAGGAGTGGGAGCTAGCCCGCGAGACGGCCGCGGAGGGGTCTGACGAGCCCGACTCCGAGGCCGACGACCCGGTCGTCGTCGTCAACGCCAACGAGAGCGACGACCGCAACGCGACCGATCGGACGCTGCTCGAGGCCGTGCCGGGCGAGGTACTCGACGGGGCCCTCGCCGTCGCCGAACTGGTCGGTGCCGACGACGTCGTCGTCTACTGTAACGAGAACGACGATCGAGCCCGCGAGCGCGTCCACGAGGCCGCCCGCAACGCCGAGGAGCGATTCGCCGAACGCCTCGACCGGGAGCGCGGACCCGAGGTCGTCGTCGGACCGGATCGGTTCATCGCCGGCGAGCCGACGATGGCCCTCGAGGCCATGGAGGGCAACGACCGCCTCGAGGCTCGCCTCCGGCCGCCGTCGCCGGCCGAGCATGGCCTCTACGGGCGACCGACCGTCGTCCACACCCCGCGGACGATGGCGCAGGCTCGCCGCGCGATGCTCCACCCCGAGGAGTTCGACGCGGACGACGCCGACCCCGGCACCCGGCTGGTCACCGTCACGGGCGACGTCGACGCGGCGGCGACCGTGGAGCTCCCGACCGGCGGGAATCTGGCCGACGCTCGAGAGGCCGTCTCCCTCGAGGGGCAGTTCAAGATGGCCTGCGTCGGCGGCCAGTTCGGCGGGCTCACGCGGTCGCTCTCGCAGTCGCCGTCGGCGCCCGCCCTTGCCGGCGCCGGGCTCGGAACTGAGGGCGTGGTCGAACTATTGAACGAGGACAACTGCGTGCTCGCGACGGCCGGGCGGCGAGCGAACTTCGCGATGGAGTCGAACTGCGGGCGCTGCGTCACCTGTCGCGAGGGTAGTCAGGAACTCACAAACATGCTTCGAGATATCTACGACGGCCATTACCAAGATGCAAAGATACGCGAATTGACCCGCGTGATGGGCGAAACGAGCATCTGCCACTTCGGCCGCACGGCGATCCGCCCGGCCGTCACGGGGATGCGCGAGTTCGAGCGGGAGGTGGCCGCTCACACCGAGGGTCGCTGTCCCAGCGGCGAGTGCGAGGGCGCGATGACGCAGACCGCCGGACACCAGACGGAGGGGAACCGATGAGCAGCGAGGACCCGGCGAGCCACGTCGACGACGTGGAAACCGAACGGCGACCGACCGCCGTCGAGAAGCTCCCTTCGGTGCCGAACGTGTCCGATCCGCGGCCGAGTACGCCGCTCACGGAGCAGTTCGAGACCGGGACCGCCAACGACCCGGACGTCCGCTCCGGAGACGGCAAGGACGGAATGACCCACCTCACGGTCGACGGGACGCCCGTCTCGGTGCCGCCGGGCTCGACGATCATCGACGCGGTCGAGTCCGTCGAACCGGCCGACGAGCTGGCCGCGCTCTGTTACTACGACCGCGACACCGAACAGGCCGACGCGATCGGGCCGCGCGGCGAGTGTCGGACCTGCACCGTCCACACGGAAGAACACGGACTCGTGACGTCCTGCTCGCATCCCGTCGAGGAAGGGATGACGGTCCGAACCGACGAGGACGACGCAGCCGAGGCGCGCGAGGTCAACCTCGACCTGCAGCTGTCGGATCACAACCTTCGCTGTACGACCTGCGGCCAGAACGGCCGCTGCGAACTGCAGGACACCTCCATCGAGCAGGGCGTCGAGGAACCGCGGTGGGGCGTCTTCGAGGACCGCGACCAGTACGAACCGCTCGACGACACCTCGCCGGCCATCCAGATCGACCGCAACAAGTGCATCCTCTGTAACCGCTGCGTCGAGGCCTGCAATGACGTGCAGGTCGAGGGCGTTCTTCGGATGGAGGGCAACGGCCAGGACACCCGCATCGCCTTCCAGAACGGCGAGGAGACCTTCGACGAGTCCACCTGCGTCTCCTGTGGCCACTGCGCGACTGTCTGCCCGACCGGCGCCCTGGTCGAGCAGGGGCTG
Above is a genomic segment from Haloterrigena salifodinae containing:
- a CDS encoding halocin C8-like domain-containing protein, with amino-acid sequence MSIAELKYINDPNENIPKEATKINAIEGGEVSTYGGIPPASTDTIAVQSDAVTAQQFDLGCWGCKKCFELICQIGWGAGTAFICGVLSGSGYIAGGTCFTFTQIACKITAGKGCAGQYDYEELCADPRLDLC
- a CDS encoding CapA family protein; its protein translation is MSRHRRTFLATAGAVAFGGCAVPEGDLAVTDDRGSAADRDGGRGETTIGFAGDTMLGRELNRQYGRSNVDPATVWGDLRPRLESLDGVCCNLECCLSTRGEPAPGRTYHFRGDPEWAVPALSAGNVQFASLANNHAMDFGPVSLTDTIDALTEAGIDVAGAGETPAAARAPATFSVGDVDVAVVSFADRYAGYAATDGRPGIAHIAPDPSASETRRVVGDAIERAKATDPDLLVASVHFGPNWVERPSGRLVAFGHWLVDRGVDLVHGHSAHVVQGIEQYGDGVVLHDTGDFVDDFGVKDGLQNDRSYLFEATLEDGELREIQLVPIEIDDGVSRAGEDAAAWLRETMRARSAPFETTYERDGEGLVVPL
- a CDS encoding methyltransferase domain-containing protein, whose protein sequence is MALPTTADEPVDEEQLDELVGMAVNELGVAYYAPLIVIGDRLGLYEALADGGPVSPAELAERTDTVEPYVTEWLNAGAAGGYVTYDPETGRYGLTPEQAALLADKDSPAFLAGGFQGLMGYQRSLSELEAAFRTGEGVGWHEQDADVCHGTERFYRPSYETNLVDEWIPALDGMSARLRDGARVADIGCGHGASTIIMAEAYPDSAFVAVDYHDHSIEVARERAEDAGVADRISFEVATATEYDGADYDLVMMFDAYHDMGDPVGVASHVRETLADDGAWMLVEPFANDQLEKNLNTVSRAFYCASTLACVPNSLAQGGDPVLGAQAGEARLREVITAGGFTRVRRAAETPFNLVLEAKP
- a CDS encoding helix-turn-helix transcriptional regulator, encoding MDVPEDDQLTFNPPASPIVEAVMQNARNQQYLGKRLNAAGTRADPDHLGDIVRHGPVLEALRAEPLDRREIEDRLDVSRATSHRLTRWLDEQGFVEKTDGRFRLTGRGEAVTDEVLRFEANVSTVHRMGPLLDVICPHHAEFAIEPMIDSTVTVAEPTVPDRPAERLISLVGESETFRGFNTTHLAPLMIGEFYQRVFDGTEAELIYPPDIAERLRETYPTRVTEAVDRGRLTLRTREKLPYGLALFDERVGLGGYDDDTGLMQVFVDTDSPMAREWAERVYASIQADSTRLDSRIEQ
- a CDS encoding L-lactate MFS transporter — encoded protein: MVRTEANRNRWLIALSAIAIHLSIGSIYAYSVYQNPLRDELGWAISDVSLAFTVAIVFLALSAAFLGGFVENHGPRTSGLIAAGTFGLGIIGAGVSVQLESYAAFVLTFGVISGIGIGLGYITPISTLVQWFPDRRGMATGMAVMGFGAGALVTGPVANYVMETASIPVTFYGLGVAYFLLMAAGASYLKKPPVDWVPDGIDESELDTANNEKGVSVNTDLAELTGSEALRTPRFYLVWLVMFINISAGIMLLSVASPMTQVIAQVDAATAASVVGLIGIFNGGGRIFWATASDYIGRTSTYGVFFGLQIAAFLLMPQITHLWLFAGLLFLIISAYGGGFACLPAYLGDLFGTKELSAIHGYTLTAWGAAGVAGPMLISEIVERTGSYVMAFYIITGALVVGLTAVGVLYYRIEDVRESSPRADPQAT
- a CDS encoding NADH-ubiquinone oxidoreductase-F iron-sulfur binding region domain-containing protein, whose amino-acid sequence is MDERTESTDEAAIVRVAGGSESERRKQRALDELRSAAEETRVLETGPTGVRELEPLVLLTDGGQTAFYSAPVVGRLESLVETVERGELPTDDPVTVVDHEPAPASLPTPEDGPLAVGRRRVLGRCGWVDPTSVPDESAAELVGDDPDEALSRVRDVGLLGRGRGDWSVDDPVTEEWELARETAAEGSDEPDSEADDPVVVVNANESDDRNATDRTLLEAVPGEVLDGALAVAELVGADDVVVYCNENDDRARERVHEAARNAEERFAERLDRERGPEVVVGPDRFIAGEPTMALEAMEGNDRLEARLRPPSPAEHGLYGRPTVVHTPRTMAQARRAMLHPEEFDADDADPGTRLVTVTGDVDAAATVELPTGGNLADAREAVSLEGQFKMACVGGQFGGLTRSLSQSPSAPALAGAGLGTEGVVELLNEDNCVLATAGRRANFAMESNCGRCVTCREGSQELTNMLRDIYDGHYQDAKIRELTRVMGETSICHFGRTAIRPAVTGMREFEREVAAHTEGRCPSGECEGAMTQTAGHQTEGNR